Proteins from a genomic interval of Triplophysa dalaica isolate WHDGS20190420 chromosome 21, ASM1584641v1, whole genome shotgun sequence:
- the LOC130410566 gene encoding macrophage mannose receptor 1-like, producing the protein MISCLDLNVTSGLVRVTQTLTMEKFVLLVGLLLLLHTSAHNVPGSVKEFIHVETNLTWYDAQTYCGKFLGNLFTVSNKNDLKNLTGFAKNLSWIGLLKGKQFWKWVDGSTANYFNWYKLGDCASIRSDGYWHNRSCGDELPFVCGTFPMWDFNRTKLSWHEADNLFKGKTETLAILHDKRENGNITGVLEGNEAWIGLYKASQNQWSWINNQTPLTYSNWFTNFLCAVMDCNGFWHDTSCFEENPFICIDQINGNLTNTLVSERKTWKEAQSHCERMNMKLAMLKTKEDITPQLNQICQSVDSQYLWIGLYNDPWFWSAGWGSDVRNWNSMQPDGKDFGNESIPRCAAVQDGEWFAMECHDNLPFFCSAIVRSIILLSEHKSWEEALNHCRDKYVDLASLGSEAEQKVAVRKIEDVQSVYVWTGLRFLAGSWFWVYGDGLRYENWLDGKQPQCPNVTRRCGALAVATGKWEPRSCEEKLEFLCFQK; encoded by the coding sequence ATGATATCATGTCTCGATCTTAACGTGACATCTGGTTTGGTAAGAGTCACTCAGACTCTGACCATGGAGAAATTTGTCCTTCTTGTGGGTCTGCTGCTGTTGCTCCATACATCTGCCCATAACGTACCCGGATCAGTTAAGGAATTCATACATGTGGAGACTAATTTGACATGGTATGATGCACAAACATATTGCGGAAAATTTCTAGGAAATCTCTTCACGGTTTCAAATAAGAATGATCTGAAGAATTTGACCGGCTTTGCTAAAAATCTCTCTTGGATTGGACTTCTCAAGGGAAAGCAATTCTGGAAATGGGTGGACGGATCGACGGCCAATTATTTCAACTGGTATAAACTTGGGGACTGTGCCTCAATAAGAAGTGATGGATATTGGCACAACAGGTCATGTGGTGATGAGTTACCCTTTGTGTGTGGGACATTTCCAATGTGGGACTTTAATAGGACAAAATTGTCTTGGCATGAGGCAGACAATTTATTTAAGGGAAAAACTGAAACCCTCGCAATTTTACATGATAAGCGAGAAAATGGAAATATCACCGGTGTGCTCGAAGGGAATGAAGCCTGGATAGGGTTATACAAAGCTTCTCAAAACCAATGGTCTTGGATAAACAACCAGACTCCCCTCACATACTCCAACTGGTTCACAAACTTTTTGTGTGCAGTGATGGATTGCAACGGCTTCTGGCACGACACCTCTTGCTTTGAGGAGAACCCATTCATCTGCATTGATCAAATCAACGGTAATCTCACAAACACGCTGGTCAGTGAGAGGAAAACCTGGAAAGAAGCTCAGAGCCACTGTGAGAGGATGAACATGAAGCTGGCCATGTTGAAAACCAAAGAAGATATCACTCCACAATTGAATCAAATCTGTCAGTCAGTGGACAGTCAGTACCTTTGGATCGGGTTATACAATGACCCGTGGTTTTGGAGTGCTGGATGGGGTTCAGATGTTAGAAACTGGAACAGCATGCAACCTGATGGTAAAGATTTTGGCAATGAATCCATACCACGTTGTGCAGCTGTTCAAGACGGTGAATGGTTTGCTATGGAGTGTCACGATAACCTTCCCTTCTTTTGTTCGGCCATAGTACGCTCCATAATCCTGCTGTCGGAACACAAATCATGGGAAGAGGCGTTGAATCACTGTAGAGACAAGTATGTGGATTTGGCCAGTCTGGGATCAGAAGCTGAACAAAAGGTTGCTGTTCGGAAAATTGAAGATGTTCAGAGTGTTTATGTGTGGACTGGACTACGTTTTTTGGCAGGTTCTTGGTTCTGGGTGTATGGGGATGGTTTAAGGTATGAGAACTGGTTAGACGGTAAACAGCCACAGTGTCCAAATGTCACACGTCGCTGTGGTGCTCTCGCTGTAGCGACGGGGAAGTGGGAGCCCAGATCATGTGAGGAAAAACTGGAGTTTCTCTGTTTccagaaatga